CACTGCATGTTAGGCTGTGCAAAGGGTGTGTGAGAGTCCTATAGAAATTTGCATGGGGGTATCCTGTTCCTGGTAGCACAAATACTGTTATGCCTTACACAAATTGTCCACAACAGCCTTTTGACTGTGTTTTTCTTCCCCACCAACCACCAGCTCTCTAGACTGGGATATTCAAAGACGATTTTTTTAAATTCAATGAAAATTGGGTACACAACACtgcatttgtttcatttcaacaAGAATGCTTGTTTCGCCTAATCAGTCTTTAAAACTATATTGTATTGACTTGTTTTGTTTGCTCAAGCCAACTTCAAAGCGGGGTTTGCAATATTTGCTTTGTACTGAAATCATCTTATAGTTAAGCCTGATGTAACCAGGAGAGGAGCTACGTAGCAGAATCCAGGCTCACTGTTCTATAAGCATTGCCTTTGCATTAATATCTACTAGGGTACACTGTTGTTAGGAGAGAACTGCTAGTGTGCTATAGAGgatatattcaataaaaataagAGAATTCTGTGAGCCCAAAGCACTCGCCCACATGGAGGCTGCCTGCCGCAACTCTGCAGGCATACTGCTCCAGCCATGTCTACTTCCGATCAGCTTCTGCTGGGGACAGCTAATCCTGCTGTTTCTTGATATTGGGTGCAATTGAATGATCCAGTTGTGCCCAGTGTAGCTTAAAATGCTTAAAGTGGCTCCCTTCCATTGAGATGGGGAAACTTGCAGCAGCAACACATAAAGAAACATGGTGAGGGCTCCTCTGGAGTGGGTAATGCTTATTCTTTTTAAAGAGTTGCACTTTACCTATCAGCTTAGGAAACACTAGTGTGATGTTTTCGTTTTGCCCACTAATGGTTGGTTGCTGAGCTGTTCATTGCAATGAGATTTCTGCTTAGCTCCTTGGGAGCTGTTCTCCAACCATCTTCATCTGGAACACCAAAGAAAGGTTCTTTTGGAAGTTAGGTCCCATATAAATAAATGGCACTTCATCCACAGCAATACTTTTAGCACGAGAATATGGGTGCGTATAGTTTCTCCATAACACAGGGCCCCATGTGGACAagttaatgatttttttaatgtgtccATCCAGGTAGCAAAGTGTAACTAGGAAGCAGTTAATGATGAGATTGCTGATAGGCAGACACTTAGACCTGTGCTGCAGGCCATTGGGCTTCTCAAAGGCCTGAAGCCAGGGGTAGTGAATGGTGGCCCCctagattttggactacaacccccttCAGTCCAAGCtagcatggtcagggataatgggagctgtagtccagcagttCTCCAGAAGTCTGGAGAACTTCATGTTGCTCTCCTTAGTATGGATATATAATAACCATGCTTCACTTACATAAAGAGAACATTAAAATGGCTCTGTGCATGTGTATTAAATGCCAGAACTCCTGGTGCATTTGCTGCACGGCACCTTAGTGTGTTATTTGTAATAATCCCTTTGCCGTAAAACTCCCTAAGTGGCTCTTCATTGTGTCTCAGAATCATAGCCCCTCTGGGGATCATAACACCAACCTACTTTATTTGGGGATTTATTATTTATGtactaattttaattttttaaaaaatacatatttatgttCCTCCTCTCCATCACAATTGCCCCACAACAGCGAATATAAAAATTGCAAGAATAAAATTGTTGATATCAGCTGATCTTCACTGGTGAGGGCCTTTGCTCATGAAAGCACAGGAGTTAAAGTGTGTGTTGTACTTCATTCCAGAAACCTTTGTATTTCCCTTAGGCATTCTTGACTGCTGTGAGAGTTTCCTTACCATTCCTGAAGTGCCTCCTTTTTATGCACCTTTTGTCCACAGCACATGCACAGAACATTCAAAATGAAGTGGTTTGGTTAGCTCTGTTCTCAGCAGATGAAGTTGAACTGGCTTGCGTAAATTCAAGGACTTGTCTAAAATGCACTGAGATAATTTCTTTAAATTCATTAAGGGGCTAGGATTGATGAACTAATGATGCCACAGTTTTGGTTAGGAAGTCAAAACTGCTCATTTAAAAAGATGTCATGGTGTGTTAACACTGTAGTTGTACTTCTGCAACTATTAAGAaaggaaaatgctttaaaaaagagaagaaaagtgaAATAGAGTTCTGCTTTAGAAGCCAAAATATTCAATGAAAGTGCTTTACTATGTATACTTACTATGTGGTTTTCTTCAGATACCTTGGAATTCAGAAGTTGACCTTTGGTGGCACAATGCTATGAAGAATTCTAGCAAGGAGTGTGAGCCTGTCTGGTGTGATGCGGAAGATGAACTGTTTATTCTCTACACCAGTGGGTCAACTGGAAAACCGAAGGTATGTTCCTTTATTCTGATCCTGTGCCAAAGCATGAAGGTGAAAAGTTAATATTTACTTGTCAAGTCACACTCGCTTGCTGTTCACTCTGCTGTGTGGACGCTTTGGATCCAAATGCTTACTGTTTTAATGCTTTCACAGTACTAGTCTGGAACCAGAAATGGGCCCTATCTCTACAAATACTTGTAACATTAGTGTAACATTCATTACACATTAGTGTAACAAGACCTCTTGTATTCCAGGTGCTCTAGGTTACTTGGAAGGGGGAAAGTTCAATGGTAGAGAatgttttgcctgcagaaggtcccaggttcaatccctcccATCTCCCCATAAAAGGATCTCTGGTAGCAGGTACTGTGAAAGTTCTTTGCCCAGAAACCCCGcctagctgctgccagtcaaaataGATGCCATTGGGCAAGATGGAGTAGTGGTCTGACTTGTTCTGTTCATGTGGCCCACTGTGAAATTCTGGGATGGTGGCATTGTGTGTATATAAATACTATGCAGGGCGCACGACTGGCCACATGTATTTTTTCACTGATTATTGAGCAGCACATGGTATAAATAATTGAAGGAGGCACAGAAAGCCTAATACTTTTTAGTCTTTGCTTTACATAGCACATACACACATTAACAGGCTTTCTATATAACATATGCTCCCTAAGCCTTATATACATCTGTTTAAATTCACATGAGATAAGAGTCTGTGCATAAACTCTGGTGTGTTTATTTCACTACTTGCTGTACAGAGCACTCACTTTACTGAATTTATGTAGTCAGTGGTTTGATGACTACAAAAATATCACATGAACTAATTTGGTTACCTCTCAGGGCTGTGTTTGGGATAGGTGCCACTATTTCTGCATTTAATTATGTCACTGCAAGTAAATATTGCAAAGAAAAGTACTTCATGGTGGTGTTTCCCTGTAAAAGGGGTTCAGACCGATTTCCCTTGTGTGTGATTGAACTAATGTTATGGTTATAATGTGGTTAATGATACAGTAAAAATACGTTTCCTTCTCTCATGCTGAAGTTTTACTGATGTATTTTTTCAATGCAGAAGTGCTTGAGTAAAAcaatggctggatctagacatatcaaagtagtgtttcagttaaacgcattgtaaatttaaacagggaaaacagatagagaaaaacaggactccacacTGCCATCTGGTGGCACGTTATATTGCAAATACGacacatataaatcactttttctttaccaatctagctgagtccagtGTTGCTGTATACTTTCTAATACAATGAAAATCAAGCCAGTAATGTTCTGTTTAATTTCAGCTGCTTTTCTTTGTTTCAGGGTGTTGTACATACAGTAGGTGGCTATATGATTTTCACTGCCACTACCTTTAAATATGTGTTTGATCACCATCCTGAGGACATCTACTGGTGCACAGCTGACATTGGATGGATAACTGGCCATTCCTACGTCACATACGGACCTTTGGCAAATGGGGCAACCAGTGTCTTAGTAAGTTATGTGGTATGTGGGAGCTGtatgagggtgggggtgggggactagaAACCCTGCCAGACTTACACAAACCAAGTATGAGTGAAGGTTGAATTGTATTGCTCTATGTTTGCACTGAGGTTCATTGCTGGTCAAGGCAAAGGAGGGCCTTAAGCTTAAGTACCATGGCTTCTCTGTTCTTCTTATTATCATACTTCATAAGTACCTTCTTCTGATTTGAGCCAGGCAGTCTTGCTGATTCAAATCAAGTCTTGAGCAGTCCCCAAAGACCTCTGTGCTCACTAGCATTATTTAGGCTACAGAAGCATTATAGGGCTGCAAATTTTTGCACCCCACTTGCTGGAAGCAgcaggtgggtggtgggtgggtttcTTCTTCTCGTGCTAAATGACTTGTTTTCTGCTCAGTTTGAAGGGCTTCCCATTTACCCGGACGTTGGTCGTATGTGGAGCATCATTGACAAGTACAAGGTGACCAAGTTCTACACAGCACCCACTGCCATTCGCCTTCTCATGAAGTATGGAGAGGAACATGTCCAGAAGTAAGTAGGACTTTAAGCAAAACAGAGAGTGGTTTTGCTAATAACATTCTAGCATTGGGAATATATAATCTCAAACATGCATCactctagagcacgggtgtcaaacacaaggcccgggggcctaatccggccagccagacctcgtcatgtggcccgcgtagccgccgccaacAATAGCTGCCGACAGTAgctctggagcctgcgattggccgagggtcaaaaccgggggcggggctgcaggcggaggccggggcgctggagccgcgctgacggccttggccagggaatttcaatttcgaatgaggctgagggaggcggtggcacagcggccagacaggggagtgagatgcaggaggaggaggaggaagcccgccgaggaggtaggaaagccctacaggcgccgccggcaaagttggtgccgggacggagcagcgctggatttttttttggcgggctttgctgttgtctccgagagcgagtgaggcggcactggggagccgccgcccgccgcttcccttcctctcctcggctgcatccgggaggtgggcgagcaagCGGgtgaaagggacgcggagtgagcctgagggggaagtaggcgaagcgcaacagtcgctctcttgatggagccgggtttctcttccctcttcccccgttttctcctcatagacactcgggagggtgcctggcttttgctctgccccccacccccgagccgccctttggcttctcagttccggcggagctgctccccggggggcggccgggagggaggcagcggcgacggcacgggttcctgctcttcccgctctgccgccgcctcctctcagcccctcgtgatgtagggctccagatggagtcgcctcgcggtttgagtaggtgggaggggaaatttttttgggggggggttttcaagcctcctctgcctgcagtcccggtagggagaggcggcggcgaagacgacaacagcgcgggtggggggaagagcagctctgaggcgaagatgcacgtctgctggggctgccgccgtcttcctcctcgggaaatccgctgccctccctcagcacgaggggaagggactctggcgctgaggagggaggatgcaaaagcaaagcagggagttggctctgcaccgcatgttcctgcccctctccaaagcatggggtgggttgcagcgtgtggcatcctgcctagcggggtttgggtgtgcgcagggcgggagagggaagccctctttccatctgcaggtttttaatcccagcagtggctttctccttcctgccgaaggtttagttgagccccccccccctggaagccgttgatccccaccttttgttcaaatttccccaccttttgttccccaccttttgttcaaatttccctcgtttacatcccctcccacacacgcgccacgacgcaggaatgtgatccgcgtgggggcgggaatgagcttacattattacaaaaaacagtaataattgaatgcagtgacaataatttatgataataaagagtggacacatagtcctacagacacaaccggccctttgagggtgaccaaactgctgatgcggcccctgatgaatttgagtttgacacccctgctcttgagaaaagcaaaccctagagcaggcatgtcaaacctgcagccctccagatgttttggcctacaactcccatgatccctagctagcaggaccagtagttggggaagatgggaattgtagtccaaaacatctggagggccgcaggtttgacatgcctgccctagagcaaaGCTAATTCTTCCAGCCTTTTTCTCAGGAACAGCGTTCTTGTTTTACACTTGTTCTATAAGATACAAAGCATAGgggccagctcctaggggccaaggtccttttgggaccccccccaataaaatatatgaGCAGGTTGGCCTTTCCCCCATTTAAATGGTGTGCGTGCATCACATCATGTGactgattatgtggggcggggcttacctgccccccatattttatttaagttggcaccccaaTATAAAGGCAGTGTGGGGAGGACAGTGAGAAAAGAGGGAAGGGAATATACTTGACTGGATCTTGGTGCTTAGTTTAAGCCCCGATGACTGCTAGAAAAGGTCTGTCTAAATCTCACCCCAATTACTGTGCTTGCTTTTGACAGGAGGCTTTTGTCGGTTTCTGGCAATGTTCTCTTTGTGATGCTTGGCACTCTCCTTGAAGGGCCAGCTCTGGAACTgcaaaccattttttttcttgtggagttttccttcctctcttaaaAAAACCTATCTGCTTCTTATGGCAGGTACAGCAGGAAGTCCCTGAAGATTCTAGGGACAGTTGGGGAGCCCATAAACCCAGAAGCTTGGCTATGGTACTATAGGGTGGTTGGTGAAGAAAGATGCCCTATAGTGGATACCTTCTGGCAGACAGAGACTGTGAGTTATTTGGTTCTTGGTTCCCTTTGTGTTTTGTGAATGATCTGTCTCCGCCTGTGTGGGTGTTAGAATTTCCCTGTGCTCTCCCAAGTACTAGGTTTTGGGCGGCATTCAGCttggttttactcagagtagactaatTGAAGTAAATGAACTTGACTAAGTAatgaccattaatttcagtgagtctactgtGCATCAGACTTAGATGAATACCACTTTTTGAGTGGAATTCAATATACAGTAGTGGTAATGTAGGGTACTGTGTGTGTGGGAAtcaggttttctcccccccccccccgcatgcccCTAAACCTGTTCTGAGGGTTCCCCAATCCTCCAGAGTCAAATTAGGGGTGTGTGGGGTACGcggaggaaggagaaagcaggCCTGGTTTTGTACATGCAGCAACTTAGTTGAATTCCACCTTTTCTGAGTTTTTGCCCACAAACTTGCTACAGTTTTTCTATAGCAAAAGTACAGTTGCTTGGAAATGCATTGCTGCTACCTGCTGTGCTGCCTCGGAACAACTCAGCTTTTCCTCCACTGCCTGGTATTGTTGTGACTGTTTTGGGTTTCTATCCTGCAGGGTGGCCATGTGTTAACTCCTCTCCCTGCTGCCATACCAATGAAGCCGGGCTCAGCTGTAAGTATAGATTTGCTTGTTCTCGTCTGTTTGTGCAGCAGTActttttctcccctgccccccttgggCTTCGGCACAACAGTTTCACTAATAATCCTCTCACaaacatgcagaaaaatgcaCATTATTTTATACACACCtgcatgttttaaagcattttctaaGGCAAAACCAAAGTGGGAAAATGGGCTCTAAGTGAGTAGAGGTTTTTCTTCCTGGAAATTGACTTATTTGCTGACCAGAAGCTTTGGGTGTAATCTTAAAAGTTATGGAACCTTCTGAGGTGAATTATTTGGGGATGGGAATGAACCAATGGAAGAACTTAGCCCAGATGTGAAAACAAGTCCAAAGTTGCCTTTCTCCCTTCCACATgtctgctttttctgggggtttAGTTTGCATTTTCCACTTCTTCTAATCATGCTATGAATATTCCTTGGCAGACGCTTCCTTTCTTTGGGGTGGTTCCTGCGGTGCTGGACGAGTCTGGGGAGGAGCtggaaggagaagcagaaggTTACCTGGTAAGAAAAAGTGAGGGTTTTATTGCTGGCTAAATTCAATCTCTGTGTGGAGCTTCATGGTCTGTATATAGTAAAGGTTAAGGtttccctgaccgttaggtccagtcgtggacgactctgggattgcggcgctcatctcgctctataggctgaggagctggcgttggtccacagacaacttcctggtcatgtggccagcatgactaagccgcttctggcaaatgagagcagcgcacggaaacgctgtttaccttcccgccagagcggtacctatttatctacttgcactttgacgtgcttttgaactgctaggttggcaggagcaggggccgagcaatgggagctcaccccatcacggggattcgaaccaccgaccttctgatcggcaagccctaggtttgtATATAGTCATTCCCATTTTGCATTAGTTCCACGTGTGGGATATCTGTTCCTTAACTGCTTCAgacagtggaagcagagcatagcagTCATGGCTCATTACCATTGATAGCTTATCCTCCATGCTGTTAAAGCTATctaatttggtggccatcaccacgtCCTTCAGAAGCAAGTTtaatacttttgtgtgtgtgtgtgtgtgtgtgtgtgtgtgtgagagagagagagagagagagagagagagagagagagaatgtgtgtgtgtgtgtgtgtgtgtgtgtgtgcatgcacgcacacacaaaataaaactttCAGCTTGACCTAGTGATGTATTGACTGCCAGTGGTATTACTTTAATAAATGTGTTGCATGTTAGATGCTGGTTTCGCTAATAAGCAACCtatggcagccccacatagagattgTTACAGTAATCTCTTGAGGGTACCAGTGCACAGCGCACTGTGACCGCTATCTGTATCCAGGAATTGTTGAAACTTGTGTACCAGTCTAATCTGGAAAAAGGAACTCATAGCCACTGGAGCTACTTGGGCCTCAGTTGACGAAGATGGGTACAGGTGTAACCCCAGACTACAGACTTGTTCCTTCAGAGGAATGCAGCTCTGTTTGGAATTAGCAATTGACCAATTTCCTGGATCTGGGCACCACTCATCTTAGGCCCTCCACCTTgccaggattcagcttcagttcatTGGCCCTCATCCAGACCACCACTGTGTCTGGACTTAGTAGTGCTAGTTCCCCAAAGTTAGCCTTTTAGCGAATACATGTGTAAGATACATATTCACTAGCAGATAGGGTAACCAGAGTGGGAATAATACCTGCTTAATTCACAGGCTGCTTTGGAATGGGATGGTGTTTGGGAAAGCAGTGCAGAGGACAGGGGTTCAGCGCCTCCTTCTCACATTTCTGCTGCTGTCTCAGTCAAAATTTGAGTCCTTGGCGGCTGCTCTTTctaaagcaaaaacacacaccccagaaaaaaGTTGAAAGGGtctactgcaggcacccccaaactgcagccctccagatgttttgacctacaactcccatgatccctagctaacaggaccagtggtcagggatgatgggaattgtacttcaaaacatctggagggccgaagcttggggatgcctggtctactgttTAAGCACAGAGTGTGGCAACACCTCAGCATTGTAATAAGTTTTGAGCTCAGCTCTGATCAGATCAAATTTATCTCTGGGAGTGAATAAGATTTGAACTATCAGAGTTGAACTGACTTTACACAGGAGATTGCAAGTTGTCTTTCACCAAGAGCAAAGGATCATAAAATATATCTGCAGAATGGACCGTTGCCCAGAGCAGAGTCAAAGTGCCAAGAATGTGCATGGGTTGCTTGGGTGCTGTCCAGCTTCTATTTATGAAAGACGATACCATTCTTTATGCTCGTTTTAATAATTACGTTGTAGAGGGCATCTGGAATCGCTGTAGTGATGCCACTGTGGCATGAGTTTCCTGGAAAAAACTGAACAGGAAAGGTTTCTGCTCTCCTTAAGCCCATTGCGATCTGATTTAGCATAGTCTACTTGACTAGAAGTTTTTTGGGGCGGGAGTATGCCATGTTTCATTTTATGTTGTGTGTAGAATTCAATAAGGTAAACACTGGCACTTTAAAGTAAACTATGATTTAATGCACTTTTAATGTCTGCTCGTCCTCTCCTGAGTGTTGCAGGAGGAGGAAACAATCCCAGAGTCTGGCATGTGGTGGCATGTGAACTTAGGCTTGTAGTTTGTTTCTTTGTGAGCTAACAGACCTTAGCTTCAGGTTGCGGTTTGCttagagagaaacaaaccacGAGCCCTAGTTTACATGCATCGACAAGCCAGGTTTATTGTCATGTTTCTGGCTTGTTTCCAGCATGGAACAGTGTTATGCCATGTTATAATTATGGTTATCAGTGGCAAATCTTAAGCCTAAACAATACATGTTGTATCAGACCCAAGGTACGTCTAACCCCGTTCTCATAGCAAGACGCGTGTAACTCATCTTGATCCTCAGtcactagtattcagaggcaaactTGACTGAATGGgtatttgaactctggtctcccaggacgAAGTCCATCATTTGAGCCAATGCCCCAAATTGACTTAACACCCAATGCCTTGTGTGAGCATAGCATTATACAGTATTGAATGctttgtgggaggagaggaacaATTCTTTGGAAGTAAGCCACAGCTTCACATAGGACTAAATGCTCAATGCAATGTAAGGGCATGGTAAAGAAACCCACATTTAATACATATGTTCTCTTATCTTTCCTCTTTTAGGTTTTCAAGCAACCCTGGCCTGGAATAATGCGCACAGTGTACAAAAACCACCCGCGGTTTGAGACCACGTACTTCAAAAAGTTCCCTGGTTACTATGTGACTGGAGATGGTAAGTCTCTACATGGAATCCTGTAATATTGACAATAAAGCTTGCTTCCTGTATAATGTGGAAGGGATTAAGCATGATGTATAAAAAAGAGGCTGAACATACTTCCTTTGTGCAGCTCTTTTTGTTTCCAGCCCTTACATCTGGATTCTCTTTCTAACATGGACTTAGAGCTCTTTGTATGGACTAACTTTGATTCGGATTTGGGTTTTGTGAGCTATTAATTTGTAGCCCTGGAATGAAAACTCAGATCTTGGCGACAAAGGCAGGAAGTCCCTTTATGAAATCCACAGTCCACACTCCCTTACTCTCTGGAATTAGGAGCAAATTGTGGGAGAAGGCATGTGAGTCACAAAGGATATGGGGAACAAACCCCCTTTGGCACCCTTTATTTACATCAATTTGATTTGCCTGGAATTTGATTTGGATACTGAAGTTCAGCCCTGAAATATGCAGTGCATGGGGGAGGGTGCTTAGGAATTGGTTGtttgtgcctttccttttccACTCATTCATCTTTGCTGGTCCCACGTATTTGCAGTTAGGCAGCAGGGCTTCTGGGCAATGAGGTGTGACTACTGCCTTTCATATTACTCTTTTTTGCTGCCTTTTGTTTCTTAATACTTAGTGTCATTTGTTCACATTGTGCTGTGTACATCCACACCCACCCCAGTTCTCCCTAGATGCATTTTTTCCTAGTTGGCAACTTTACAATGGTCAATTTGCTGGtttggtttcccccccaccccaggctgcAAGAGAGATAAAGATGGTTATTATTGGATCACGGGTCGAATTGATGACATGCTGAATGTTTCTGGTAAGAACATAATCTTTGTGGAAGGTTTGGAGTTTCCTGAAAAACTCTCCCATTGATATGGTAGGCATTTTTGACATGAtatgccaccctgggctcctttgggaggaagagcaggatgtaAATcgaatcaataaaaaaaattggggtggggggcgtgATATGTTTCCTCCTCAAtactgtttagagcaggggttcccaaactaaggcctgggggccagatgcggcccattcgccttctaaatccggcctgcggatggtccaggaatcagcatgtttttacatgagtagaatgtgtccttttatttaaaatgcatctctgggttatttgtggggcctgcctggtgtttttacatgagtagaatgtgtcgttttatttaaaatgcatctctgggttatttgtggggaataggaatttgttcattcccccccaaaaaaatatagtccagcccccccacaaggtctgagggacagtggaccggccccctgctgaaaaagtttgctgacccccggtTTAGAGCATGTGGCTGACAGAGGGTCAGCCAAGGATGAATGAGATGCTTGGGCCAAAAAAGGTTAGACCAGTGAATGCAAAAAATCAATAGTGACTGTGCTTGCATAATCAAATCCTGGCTTTGATAGTGCAGGAAACGTTTGAGcttcatgcacacacatgcagccTCTTTACTCCCACTCTTGTTTTGTGTGAGTGGGGAAACAGAGCAGGAAGCTGCAGTTAGATTTGTGCAAACTGGGAACTATCAAATATCTGGGCACTTGAAAGCTCTTATCTTTTCAGAGATTGAAATATCTAACATTTACATgtctctggtttttgtttttataatttatcATGGTACACAGCACCATATCCACTCAAGCAGAATCAGTGCAGGCATACTCTTTGGGGAACTTCAAGGAGTCTTCTCAACCAGATAGACTAGAGGAAAACacatttcccttttttatctaATTAAGTcccaacaaaatacaaaacaaactcGCCAAACTAAGAAATGGTTTGCTCTACTATTATTGGCTGCTTTTACTGTTTTCCAGCTTTTACAAAATGTACTTGGGATCAAACTGTGTTTTCTCCCATAGTGCCTTTATAGAATGCTGTTTTGCAACATTTACAGCTTGACCAAGATTTTAGTGTAAAgggttcctttttttattttggtgatatttcTTTGCCAATGGATAACTATGTTGGCCTCAGGCAATAGAATTACCTTAAGCCTTAGCCTTCACATGGGTCTTGGGCTTGCTTcgttatttattttcataaaatttatatgctgcttgattgctcaaaacaaaacttcagtttacaaaaagaataaaacaatgaaattatcagtaaaaaaaggCAGTTGAAAGCAACTATGTAAAATATTCAgaatttgtttaaataaaaaaaccaataagCTAAAAACTAGATTAAAACCAATGTCAACATGGGATAAGCTTCCCTAAATGAAGGTATTTTCAGCAGGTGCCGAAAAccgtacagtgaaggcacctgcctgatgtcaataggcttTTGCAGAACACCTCTTGAAAAGTGAAGAGGCCAGGGTGGCAATGCCAATTTAAGAAAAAGCCCCTATTTCTTTCTGCTTGCAGGGCACTTGCTGAGTACAGCAGAAGTTGAATCTGCTTTGGTGGAACACCTGGCGGTTTCGGAGGCGGCAGTAGTAAGCCACCCGCACCCAGTGAAGGGAGAGTGCCTCTACTGTTTTGTGACGCTGAAGGATGGTCACGACTTCACAAAGAACTTAGTTGATGAACTGAAGAAACAAGGTAACCTTGGTAGACCATCACATGTCACTTGGCAAAAGGGCCAGAAAGCCCTTTTGGAtttgtgaggggtgtgtgggagGGGCAGGGTAGCATGCTGCACATGGAACAAAGGAAGCCACCTTAGGCCAGGTTAGACTTTTTGTCCATCTGGTCAcatcccaatgaagctgaatgttggaagattcggggggaacaaaaggaagtacttcttcaccccACA
The genomic region above belongs to Zootoca vivipara chromosome 7, rZooViv1.1, whole genome shotgun sequence and contains:
- the ACSS2 gene encoding acetyl-coenzyme A synthetase, cytoplasmic isoform X1 — its product is MVLPDEKCAAAGGVYRAPPDLAREAHVPSLEKYRELYSRSVEEPQEFWGDIAKEFYWRSQHTGPFLQYNFDVTKGKIFIEWMKGATTNICYNLLDRNVYENKLGDKIAFYWEGNEPGDSTTITYSELLSKVCQFANVLQEQGIKKGDRVSIYMPMIIELVVAMLACARIGAVHSIVFAGFSAESLCERILDSHCSLLITADAFYRGDKLINLKQIADDALQKCKDKDAPLRRCIVVKHLGREELVQDGSSSKSPPLKRICQSVQEKKTESSKRVHPKIPWNSEVDLWWHNAMKNSSKECEPVWCDAEDELFILYTSGSTGKPKGVVHTVGGYMIFTATTFKYVFDHHPEDIYWCTADIGWITGHSYVTYGPLANGATSVLFEGLPIYPDVGRMWSIIDKYKVTKFYTAPTAIRLLMKYGEEHVQKYSRKSLKILGTVGEPINPEAWLWYYRVVGEERCPIVDTFWQTETGGHVLTPLPAAIPMKPGSATLPFFGVVPAVLDESGEELEGEAEGYLVFKQPWPGIMRTVYKNHPRFETTYFKKFPGYYVTGDGCKRDKDGYYWITGRIDDMLNVSGHLLSTAEVESALVEHLAVSEAAVVSHPHPVKGECLYCFVTLKDGHDFTKNLVDELKKQVREKIGPIATPDYIQNAPGLPKTRSGKIMRRVLRKIAKNDRELGDTSTVADPAVINHLFSNRCETVL
- the ACSS2 gene encoding acetyl-coenzyme A synthetase, cytoplasmic isoform X2, which produces MVLPDEKCAAAGGVYRAPPDLAREAHVPSLEKYRELYSRSVEEPQEFWGDIAKEFYWRSQHTGPFLQYNFDVTKGKIFIEWMKGATTNICYNLLDRNVYENKLGDKIAFYWEGNEPGDSTTITYSELLSKVCQFANVLQEQGIKKGDRVSIYMPMIIELVVAMLACARIGAVHSIVFAGFSAESLCERILDSHCSLLITADAFYRGDKLINLKQIADDALQKCKDKDAPLRRCIVVKHLGREELVQDGSSSKSPPLKRICQSVQIPWNSEVDLWWHNAMKNSSKECEPVWCDAEDELFILYTSGSTGKPKGVVHTVGGYMIFTATTFKYVFDHHPEDIYWCTADIGWITGHSYVTYGPLANGATSVLFEGLPIYPDVGRMWSIIDKYKVTKFYTAPTAIRLLMKYGEEHVQKYSRKSLKILGTVGEPINPEAWLWYYRVVGEERCPIVDTFWQTETGGHVLTPLPAAIPMKPGSATLPFFGVVPAVLDESGEELEGEAEGYLVFKQPWPGIMRTVYKNHPRFETTYFKKFPGYYVTGDGCKRDKDGYYWITGRIDDMLNVSGHLLSTAEVESALVEHLAVSEAAVVSHPHPVKGECLYCFVTLKDGHDFTKNLVDELKKQVREKIGPIATPDYIQNAPGLPKTRSGKIMRRVLRKIAKNDRELGDTSTVADPAVINHLFSNRCETVL